The DNA region AGGATAGTTCATATTCTTATAATTATCTTAATGCCTTTCCAACTATTTATTTATTATACAAAGCAGGAGATCATTATTTGAACATCAATTATGGAAGAAGAATATCTAGACCGAACATGTCAAGTTTCAATCCTAATTTACGGTATATAGATGATTATACATATATCCAAGGAAATCAATATTTGAAACCAACTATTTCAAATAGTATAGAAATTTCAGATACATATAAAAATAATTTAATTTTTTCAACAACTTATTCTTTTAGTAATCATGGAATAGGAAGTATACCAATTATAGAATCTGATAGTAAGACGGTTATAAATCGGCAATTTAATTACTTGTCTGTCAGAAGCCTCAATATTGAACTATTATATATATTAAAAACATTTAAATGGCTGCAAAGTAGTAGTAGCTTAGTTTACTACTATAATAAGACTTATTCTGATTTAGATTTTACCAATTCTGATATCACAGGTTGGGGCGGGGCTTTTACAATTAATTCATCATTCTTCTTTAATAAAATAAAAACTATTAAAAGTGGTGTATATTTTAAATATAATTTTTCATCCGTTAACCAAATATACAGGATACCTCACTATTATTTCATAGATTGGTCGGGTCAGTATACCTTTCCTAATAAAAAAACGTCTTTAGGAATTAGAGTTTCCGATATATTCAAAAGTAGAAGGATTATGAATAGTTATATTTTAAATAATATATCATACGATAGACTTTCCTTTTCTGATACTAGAAGAATATATTTGACCTTTCAATATAATTTTGGTAATTTAAGGTTAAAAGGAGCAAAAGCATACAAGGGCGTGGAAGATTCACGAATAGGAAATTAGGATAAAGCTTGCTATAATAATAGTGTTTAAAAAATAAGAATAAAATTGGAAACCATTGAGATTTTTTTAATGACTAATTTAAAAATAGATATACCAGAGTAAGATTGTAATTCAGAAATCAAAAAAAGATATCAACAGGATTGTAAGAAATCTAATGTGTTAAGAGGTTGGCTAAACAGCTTCTTTGCTTATCAAATTCACATCTGAAAATGACGTTTTCTTTTTTGTGGTATGAATGACATCTTAACGCTAGACCCTATTTTTATGAATAATATACTCTAATAAAAATGAATTATCCATTTTATAAACAGCTTAACGTCAAGGATTGTGGTCCAACCTGCTTAAAAATTATAGCAAAATATTACGGAAAATATTTGAGAATTGAGTTTTTAAGAAAAAAAATGGGATTAAATAAATTGGGGGTCTCTTTTTTAAATATAAGGAATGCCGCCAAAGAAATTGGATTTGACGTTCAAGGATATCAAATTAATTATACCCAACTGCAAAGTATTGATTTACCAGCGATTCTTCATTGGGATCATGATCATTTTGTAGTTTTATTTAGCATTAAACATCGTAAAATTACTATTGCCGATCCCTCTCAAGGCATAATAAGTTATTCTCCTGAGGATTTTAAAGTACATTGGGAGCAAATTTTAAACAATAATTATAGTGAAAATTTAGGTTTTGTATTATGTATTTCACCAACAGAATTTTTTTTTCAACTTGATAATCAAAAAGAAAATAAAATAAATTGGAAGTTAATTATTAAATATTTATCTCCTAGAAAAATGCAGTTAATAGAAGTAATAATTTCTTTAGTTATTATTTCAATTTTTCAGCTAATATTCCCCTTTTTAACCCAAACTATAGTAGATATTGGAATAGATACTAAAGATATACAATTTATTTTTGTAATACTTTTAGCCCAATTAATGCTTGCAATGAGCCAGACATTTGTGAGTTTCTTTAGGAGTCGAATGCTTTTAAAAATTTCTAGTACTCTTAATTTACAATTACTATCTGATTTCTGGATAAAACTTAATAAAATACCTCTTTCGTTTTTTGATTCAAGGCAATCTGGAGATTTGTTACAGAGAATAAATGACCACAAAGTAGTGCAAGATTTTTTAACAAATACAGCATTAAATACATTTTTCTCTATTTTTACTTTTATAGTTTATGCTGTTGTCGTTATGACTTATGACATTTCTATATTTGCAACGTTAATTTTATGTAGCTCCATCTATTTTTTGTGGAATTTTATTTTTTTTAAAATTAGAAGAAAAATAAATTATAGTTCATTTTCCCTCTCTTCTAATGAAAATAATTCAACATTACAACTTATACAAGGAATGCAAGATATTCGCTTAGCTAATGCTGAAAGACAAAAAAGATGGGAGTGGGAGGATATTCAAGCTTCGGTTTTTAAATTAAATATTAAAAAATTAAATTATAGCCAAATACAATCAGCTGGAGGTAATTTAATAAATCAAACTCAAAATATTATAATTAGTTTTATAATTGCGCAAATGGTAATTAATAATTACTTAACGCTTGGTGGAATGCTGGCAATACAATATATTATAGGTCAGTTAAGTGGACCTATAAATCAATGGGTGTCATTTATCCAAGGACTTCAGGATGCTCAAATAAGTTTAGAGCGCTTGAATGAAATTCATGAGCTTCCATCCGAAGAAGATATTGATGTGAATTATGTAAATAGAATTCCCGATAATGCAAGCCTATACTTAGAGAATATTTCATTTGCTTATCCAGGAATGCAGAAAAAGGTTTTGGACAATATCAATTTAACTATTGAAAATGGTAAGGTAACTGCAATTGTTGGAGAAAGTGGAAGTGGTAAAACCACTTTGCTAAAAATATTACTTAAAGTTTATGATCAATATGATGGCAATATAGAATTAGGTTCAATTTTAAATAGAAATGAAAAATGTTTCGGTTTTTATCAAATACGACATAATTATTGGAGGTCAATAATTGGTGCTGTATTACAAGAGAGTTATATATTTAATGATACTATAGAACTTAATATAGCTGTTGGTCAAAATGTTAGATCGATTAATCGAAAAGAATTATATGACAGTTGTAGAATTGCAAATATTCTTTCATTTATTGAATCTTTACCGAAAGGTTTCCAAACAAAACTGGGTTTAGATGGACTAAACTTAAGTCAAGGACAAAAGCAGAGAATCTTAATTGCACGTGCAATTTATAAAAATCCTAAGTATTTAATTTTGGATGAGGCTACAAATTCTTTAGATGCTAATAACGAAAGGGTAATTGTTAAAGCGCTAGATACTTTTTTTAAAGGTCGCACTGTAATAATTGTAGCCCATAGACTTAGTACTGTAATTAGAGCTGATAAAATTGTTGTCATTAATAATGGATGTGTTGTAGAAGAAGGTAAACATGACGATTTGATTCAAAGAAAAGGTGAATATTATAATCTAATTAAAAATCAACTGGAATTAGATAATTAAATTTTTTTTTATTATGATTAACACAATAAAAAAGATTAATACAAAATCCTCTTTAAAAGAAGAAGATTATAACAAAAGAACTCAAAGGTCAGATTTAGCTAATAATATCATTTTTGGTAAATTTGGCTATATAGAAAAATGGGGAATTTATATTTCAATTGTTTTGTTAATATTTGTTTTGACATTAATTTCCCTAATAAGATACCCGGAAAAATTAAATGCAAATTTAAAATTTTTAGACCAGAACTCTTCCTCGTTTCAACTAAGTAAATATGATAAAAATATGGGTCGACAAAAAATGTTATTTGCAGTTATAGAAACGCCGATGTCGGACAGTAAATTGATTCATCTTAGAAAAAATATAAGGATACATTTTAAAGATAAAAATGTTTTAAATTCTAATCCTTTAATTACTGCAGAAATTGTTGGAGTTAGAAATAACATATCTATTAATCAAGCTTTTTGTTTCGTAAAATTTGAAAATATTTCTAAATCAGGATTGTCTAAAGATAATCGTAATAAAAAAACTAACTATCCAATCTATGTAGTTATAAGTAAATCGAATTTATTTATAAAAATTTGTAAGAGTATAAAAAATAAATGGCTAAAATAAAAATTTAATAAATAAATGAACCTCCCCGAAGCAGAGCTTCGAGGTATCCGGCCTTAAGCTTTATTCGGACAGCCTCAATTGTGAACTATAAACCTTTTTATATTCTTTGGACTCCTTGCTTTTACCCTGTCCGAATATATATCTGCATATAATGTCCTCGCTGGTATATTGCCCAATCGTATTCACATAATAGCCAATCGTCCAGAATGAGTCACTCCACAATTCTTTTTTCACCTCTGGGTGACGACGGAAGACTTCTTTCGCCGTTATGCTCTTGATCGTCTGTGCAATCTCTTTAACGCTCAGAGCTGGGAGGCTTTGGACCCAAAAATGAACATGATTCTCGTGCAAGCCTATCTCCACAAAATGGATCTCATAACGCTCTGAAATCTGCCGACATATCGCCACTAGTGACTTTTCCTCTGATTAAAAAAAATCATGCAAATTAAGTTTTTATTAAGCATTACTTTTTATTACCAAGCCTCATGCTATTCTTTTTTATTGTGATGAGATTTCTTATTTAGGATTGAGGTTTCGTGCTTTTCCACCCACTTAGGGTTCACTTGATAAAAGCTATCCAATTCTTGGATATGCTCCGGCATTTCCTTTCGTAAAAATCCATATTTGATTTTTAGTCCTTTGGCCTCATAATAGTTATCCAGCGCATACCATCCCAACAAAACCGACAATCCGATGAAAAGAAAAAGGACTATTAGCCATCTCCAGTTTATAAAAGAGTGTTCATGACTAACGACTTGTGTATGTGGTAGCAACGTCTGGATTCGCTTGAGTTCTTTTAGCTTTTCCTCAAACTTAAAAATAGGAGTATAGTCTATCTTTGGCACATCTGGTGATGTTTTATGTGTCACGATATTGACACTATCCTTAAGTGTAGCCCATTTCTTTAAGTATGGACTCTAGTTGGCTGTTTACCCAATTTTCGTTTTCTTGCTTGAAGGGATTTGAACTTTGTTTGATTTCCGATTTTATAGTCTGTACATCCCTTAAAAGCTCCTGTAAAATAATTTCTATTTCTGTGTTGTTCATTTTGAGTATTTTAAAATGTTATCTACGAATACCACGCTTTCTCTTGAGTTTTTTGAGTTTTTCCTCTTCCGTTTCGGAAAGGGAAATAGAACCACCATAAAAGTCTTCTGCTTGCATTGTCTTACCGATATGGTTTAACAATGTCTCTATGATATTAAAAGATGAGAGTTCTTGGCTCTTCGTAGTATTACCATTGGAGGGAGAGGACATTTTTTGCTGGTAAATGCTGTCCATCCGAAAAGCTGGATTTTCATACTGTTTTTCCTGGATCTTGTTAAAGGCAATAATCTTTTCTATTTTCTGAAGACTCAGTCCTAAATCACTCGCTTTGTAGTAAATACCGGTCTTGTCTTCCACAATACCCAGTCCTCTTCCTTTTCTTAAGGAATAACCTACCCCATTCATTTTTGCTACAAACTCCAACATTGACTTTGTTCCAATGAGGGCCTTTCCCAAATCCTGTCTGGCCTTTTCAAATCTTGCATTGTTTCTCAAGCGCTGCTTTGGGTCAATCCCAATTTTCGGTGTTTCAACTTGTTTGAGTCCAAATTCCAATTCGCATGATCTTGCAATTTCCATCAAACGTATTTTGGATTTAAACATATTAGGTGTGGCCTTGCCATCAATAGGAGGTAGGCAAACGATAAAGTGGTAGTGGTCTTTATTCTCAGAAGAAGCGTGTTTCACGCCCAACACAATGCTATTCTCCAATTTAAATTCCTTGACCAGTTTTTCAGCTAAAGCAAGTTCCTGATCCTTGGTCAGTCTTTCGTTTTCTGCGAGGCTAAATATTGCGTGGAACATAGGGGATTGACATTTGCCTTTGTTGAGTTCCATTGCCATCTTCATTTGCTCTTTTATTTCAGCATGGGAACCGTAGCATCCGTTTTGGACAACGATGTTTGCTTTTTCGTCCGGGTGTTTCAGTCCTTTTTCCCGTAGGGCATAGTCCACCATTCTGGGACACGACCCTGCCGAACCCCTTGTTTGCTTTGCTATCATTGTAATGCATTTTTGATTTCGTTCGCCAGTTGGTACAGTCTGTTTGCGTAAAAATGAAGTTCTGATTCGGCTATGTTTTTGAGTCGGTCCGAATGGCAATACCTTGTGAACTGGTTAAAATTGTTGGCACTTTGTAGCATGGCCAATACAGTTTTGTTAACCGATGCCGGAATCGTTTTTTTGTAAAGTTTGATCTCCACGTTACGTGCAGAGGCGATCAAAAAATCGGAAACCGTCATCTCGCATTTGGCGGCTTTTTGTTTTATGATGGCTTTTTCTATGGTGGTAGCACGGAGATATATCCTAGTTGTTTTATTTTTCATTTTTATAAAATTTTGGATGAATAAATACGAATGCAAAGCATGAGGCATTTTATTTTGGCCGGCTGCGTACGTACCAGCCTCCTGCTTGCCTATACGATTAATTTTAAAGGTCGTGTTACAACGACCGTCCTCTGTTCCTTTTTTGTCCCTTATTGTATTTCAGGAAATCGTTCAAGTCTTTACCGTCCTTCATTTGGTATTTAGGAGATAAATCAATGAATTTGGAGTCGGATTCTATTAGATTTTTTGTTTTGATTCTCCCTGGAAAATCAAGATCCAGTGCAAGAAAAACTTTGTTATGTTCAAGCATTTTGGGAATGGATCTGTCCAGATTACTAAGGGAATGAAGTACCAAATAATTGACTTTTTCGAAACAGATTTTGTCTCCCAATTTAACCGCAGAAAGAAGGTCAAACATACCCTCGACGACTAAAACTTTGTCGAAACCTTCATCAAAGAAAGTAAAGTCTTTATGTCCAATACAGGATTTGAAATTTCCGTTTTTGCCTCTCACCTCCCAACTCCCAGAATTGTTTTTCATACCCAGAACAATCTGCTTTTTGTGAAAAATTCTGTGTTCAATTTCCAATTCACGCAGATATTTTTGGGCAATCTCGATTGGAATTCCTCTTTCGCTCGAAACATAAGACAACAGTTCTTTATCCGCTAAATCACTTTCCCTGTTGATTAGAAAACTTGGATTGGCTGCTATATCAACGTTGATGATTGAGGTATTGGGCTGCTCCATTGGAGCAGTAATTCCAAATATTTGTTCCAATTTTTTGGAGGCATCTATTAAGCTGCAGTTGTCTAGATTCATCACCAAATCAATTACAGAACCACATCTTTTTTCGTCTCCATAGTCAATAAACAGATTGTCACGGATGGACACTTTCACGCTAGCTGTATTTTCTGCTCTCCAAGGAGCGAAGTAAAATAGTGCATCTCCACTACGTCTAGCAATGGGATGACCGTATTTTTCCATGATGGAAGGGATAGGCGTTCTTTTAATTTCTTGGAAATTCATTATTAATGATTTTTAAAATTATAAATACTGGATAAGTAAGTTACTTGTGCCTACTTGCTTACTTGAAATCGCTGATAAGTAACCATAAGTAAGCAATAAGTAAGCTTAAGTAAGCAATGCTTACTTATTGTAAATAACTGTAATTGAATAGGTTATAGCAGTGAAAAGAGAAATAAGTAAGCATTTTTTATTTTCACCGTCTAAATTTTAAATAATATGCCTTGATCGGGTAGCCTTTTTCCTCAGAATAGCGGTTGTCCTTGGTGAACCCAAGTACTTTTAACGCCTTCCCCAATTGCTGGGTGCTAATGGTAATTCCTACATTGTTGGTTTCCCGGATGCCAATTTCGATTTCTGTTGTGGATCGAAAAAGATCGTGATCTTCCTTAGTTCCCACTTCATACAAATTCATGATTAGTTCCATTTCCTTTGTGATGACTGTAAAGGACTGGTTTGCTAATTCATTTTCTTTGATTTCATCTGCGGTTAGATCACAAGGATAACCAGATAGATAAAGATTGTAGGCTTGTTTCCAAACGAAATCAATATTAATCTCCTTGGAATAGGCAAAATCAATATCCAAAACTTCAAAAGGAATCCATCGAACATTACCTGTCTCATCGGTGAGAAATTCGGTTCGGTTTGTACTGCCAATAAAAGATGCTCTTCTCGGAATTTTCTTTGCCTTTCTTTCAAAAGGATGACGTTCTTTTACAAAAGCTTTTGATAAGATTGCCTTTAACATATTGATTTCCAATTTATTAAATGAAGCTAACTCATCAAGATTGATGATGTAATTCTCACAGAGCGCAATCATACTATCTTTATCAAACGAGATATTCTCGGCGGAATAACTTTTGAGCAATGAAGGAATGAGAAATCTGCAAAACGTCGTCTTACCTCCATTTTGCTTTTCTTGCACCAATATCAAAGCGTTCTTGTTGACATAGTCATCTTCCAATGCACATTTTACTGTTCGAACCAGCCATTTTTTTAAATGTCTTCTAAATCTCCTGTTGGCAGTTGTTTTTACATAAGATGCTAACTGATCGATATAATCGAAGTCGTGATCAAATCCGATTAATTGCATCTTGAAGTAATCTAGAAAAGCATTGAAAGATGGAACAAAGTCCGATTTTAGAATATTAATCAGATCATTCATAGAAGCTTTTACACTTTGTAACTTCAATTGGCGCAAAACATTGAACTCGTTTAGTTCTTCCCATTGTTCCAATTCTGAATGTCTGAATTCAATGATGCCATTAATGATGTTGCATCGGAATTGGTAGTTTTCCAATAGAAACTGTTCCAATCTTTCATAAGAGGTCATTCTTTCATTATCCATTTTCCACCTCCTTTTTGCCACCATTCAGAAAGGTTTCAACGGCTTCCACTGTGTAACGAATGAATCTTCTTCTTGCCCTATTTTTGTTTAGATTGTCTCCCCAATCAATAGGCTTTAACACTCCCGCTTTTTCAAGTTTTTGGACTTGTGTTTTTGATACCTTTAGGATAATTGCCACCTCTTTAGCGGTATAGGTGGTCATGTTGTCATGTAACTTCATGGTACTTTATTTTTGTTCCACAAAGCTCATAGTTGCCTAAAAAAAATAGACTGAAAGTATACTTTGTAAGTTGGTAAAAGTATACTTTCAGTCTATTAAGTAATTGAGAATCAATCTAATTTATTATTACCTTTAAGCTTTCATTGAAGTCATTAATGTTGATTATGGGAAAATTGAAGTCATAATTTTGGACCAGGCAGTGAAATGAATAACAGATATTTCTTTTTTTGCATTCGAACAAAATACAGATTACTTGAAGATTATTGGACATTGGTATGTAAAAACAGCAGATGATTTTTAGTACTGGTAACAACAGTTCCTTACTTCTTAGTTAAAAAATAGGAATAAGGTGCTGTTGTTTGTTTTTATAGTAATTACTAGCGGCATAAGAATCAAAAATAAGTATCAACTTCTACTTTGTAGTATATGATTCAGGATTCCTAAGGAAAGCTTCCTTACAGGTACTGGAACAAAAGCCGTACAATTTTCCTTTGTAATAAGCGGTGACACCAATACCCATTCCTAAAGACATACCACAGACTAGGTCTTTTGGGCTGTCGTAGTGTAGGTTTTTGAGGCTTTCATTTGGATGTGTCGCAGGATGCACCCCTTCGTTGTAGATAGCACGCAATCCCTCGACCATGCTTTTGTCGCTATTGCCTTCGCTACCACCTTGAAATGGAGGCTGCGGATTATACTCCATATCCAGCATCGTGGCTTTGGTAAAGTGCTCCCCTGCAATATCGTTCAATAAGGCTAGACTAAGGTCTATCCCAGCAGATACACCCGCAGCCGTCCAATATTTACCACTATGGGTATAGCGTTTATTCTCTATATTGGCACCAAATTCTTTTGCTAATATAGATTTGGCAAACCAGTGCGTGGTGGCATTCTTGTCTTTTAATAAACCTGCGGCCCCTAGTACCCATGCACCAGTACAAACGCTAGTGGTATATTTGGATGTACGGTCAATATTACGAATCCAGTTTAGTAAAGAAGTGTCTTTCGTCTCCGTATAGGTTTGTGCCAGCCCACCAGGGATCAGTAGTATATCCAAATGCTTTACCTCACTAATGGATGTATCGACCATTACTTTCAATCCAGCACCGTCTTCGACAATTTCTTTTTGTTTTGCTATAAAAAACACTTTCGCACCCATGATATGTGTAAATACCGAATAAGGACCCATTGCATCCAATGGAGAATAACCATTGTACAGATATATGCCTACGGTCTTAATCTCTACTTTTGGCTGCGGGAAAAGTTCCATGATGGATTCCGGATGTGACCTAAAGGGTTCGATGTCCTTATCTTGCTTTTTGTTCTGACATGATAGCACCAGTAACGTGCAAAACATCAGAGATATGATTCTTTTTATCATTTTTTACTTATTAAAATCTAATTGAAAATGTTACACCATACATTCTTGGGCTTCCCAATAGGTAGGATCCGTATCCGTAGGCAATGTAGCGAACATTGTTAATGTTTCTGCCCCAGAATGCTATTTCAAATTTTTTCGCGGTAATGCCTGCTCGGGCATTGACAAGTCCATATCCAGACTGGGTATCAGTATTGACAAAATCCAGATAGTACTTGCCTATGTATCTATATTCTCCTCTCACAAACAAAGATAAACTCTGTTTAGTCTGTGTAAGTGGAAAATTGTATTGCACCGCCAACATGCTAGATATATTTGGGTTGTTGATAGGACGATTGCCTTTATAGTTGACCGTAGACCCGGAGGTATAGTCATACAAATTTAGTTTGGCATATTTGGCATCAGACCAGGATGCGTTCCAGTCTATAGAAAGGTTCTTGACGAGTATTGCCGTCACTTCCGTTTCTATACCGAAATTATTCATGTTACCCACGTTCAATGTCAAAGAGTTGACGCCATCTGTCGATGTCCCTACCTGCTGGTCTTTTTGCTGTAAGTAAAACGCCGTGACATTTAACTTCAACCTGTTGTCAAATAAATTGTTTTTGATGGCAACTTCGTAGTTGTCAGATTTTTCCGGACTGTAAAACTGTTGGCTAACCGTGGTGGCGCC from Rhizosphaericola mali includes:
- the tnpA gene encoding IS200/IS605 family transposase, whose translation is MAICRQISERYEIHFVEIGLHENHVHFWVQSLPALSVKEIAQTIKSITAKEVFRRHPEVKKELWSDSFWTIGYYVNTIGQYTSEDIICRYIFGQGKSKESKEYKKVYSSQLRLSE
- a CDS encoding VapE domain-containing protein, which gives rise to MDNERMTSYERLEQFLLENYQFRCNIINGIIEFRHSELEQWEELNEFNVLRQLKLQSVKASMNDLINILKSDFVPSFNAFLDYFKMQLIGFDHDFDYIDQLASYVKTTANRRFRRHLKKWLVRTVKCALEDDYVNKNALILVQEKQNGGKTTFCRFLIPSLLKSYSAENISFDKDSMIALCENYIINLDELASFNKLEINMLKAILSKAFVKERHPFERKAKKIPRRASFIGSTNRTEFLTDETGNVRWIPFEVLDIDFAYSKEINIDFVWKQAYNLYLSGYPCDLTADEIKENELANQSFTVITKEMELIMNLYEVGTKEDHDLFRSTTEIEIGIRETNNVGITISTQQLGKALKVLGFTKDNRYSEEKGYPIKAYYLKFRR
- a CDS encoding DJ-1/PfpI family protein, with the translated sequence MIKRIISLMFCTLLVLSCQNKKQDKDIEPFRSHPESIMELFPQPKVEIKTVGIYLYNGYSPLDAMGPYSVFTHIMGAKVFFIAKQKEIVEDGAGLKVMVDTSISEVKHLDILLIPGGLAQTYTETKDTSLLNWIRNIDRTSKYTTSVCTGAWVLGAAGLLKDKNATTHWFAKSILAKEFGANIENKRYTHSGKYWTAAGVSAGIDLSLALLNDIAGEHFTKATMLDMEYNPQPPFQGGSEGNSDKSMVEGLRAIYNEGVHPATHPNESLKNLHYDSPKDLVCGMSLGMGIGVTAYYKGKLYGFCSSTCKEAFLRNPESYTTK
- a CDS encoding plasmid mobilization protein, yielding MKNKTTRIYLRATTIEKAIIKQKAAKCEMTVSDFLIASARNVEIKLYKKTIPASVNKTVLAMLQSANNFNQFTRYCHSDRLKNIAESELHFYANRLYQLANEIKNALQ
- a CDS encoding relaxase/mobilization nuclease domain-containing protein, producing MIAKQTRGSAGSCPRMVDYALREKGLKHPDEKANIVVQNGCYGSHAEIKEQMKMAMELNKGKCQSPMFHAIFSLAENERLTKDQELALAEKLVKEFKLENSIVLGVKHASSENKDHYHFIVCLPPIDGKATPNMFKSKIRLMEIARSCELEFGLKQVETPKIGIDPKQRLRNNARFEKARQDLGKALIGTKSMLEFVAKMNGVGYSLRKGRGLGIVEDKTGIYYKASDLGLSLQKIEKIIAFNKIQEKQYENPAFRMDSIYQQKMSSPSNGNTTKSQELSSFNIIETLLNHIGKTMQAEDFYGGSISLSETEEEKLKKLKRKRGIRR
- a CDS encoding toprim domain-containing protein; amino-acid sequence: MNFQEIKRTPIPSIMEKYGHPIARRSGDALFYFAPWRAENTASVKVSIRDNLFIDYGDEKRCGSVIDLVMNLDNCSLIDASKKLEQIFGITAPMEQPNTSIINVDIAANPSFLINRESDLADKELLSYVSSERGIPIEIAQKYLRELEIEHRIFHKKQIVLGMKNNSGSWEVRGKNGNFKSCIGHKDFTFFDEGFDKVLVVEGMFDLLSAVKLGDKICFEKVNYLVLHSLSNLDRSIPKMLEHNKVFLALDLDFPGRIKTKNLIESDSKFIDLSPKYQMKDGKDLNDFLKYNKGQKRNRGRSL
- a CDS encoding helix-turn-helix domain-containing protein — protein: MKLHDNMTTYTAKEVAIILKVSKTQVQKLEKAGVLKPIDWGDNLNKNRARRRFIRYTVEAVETFLNGGKKEVENG
- a CDS encoding peptidase domain-containing ABC transporter, producing the protein MNYPFYKQLNVKDCGPTCLKIIAKYYGKYLRIEFLRKKMGLNKLGVSFLNIRNAAKEIGFDVQGYQINYTQLQSIDLPAILHWDHDHFVVLFSIKHRKITIADPSQGIISYSPEDFKVHWEQILNNNYSENLGFVLCISPTEFFFQLDNQKENKINWKLIIKYLSPRKMQLIEVIISLVIISIFQLIFPFLTQTIVDIGIDTKDIQFIFVILLAQLMLAMSQTFVSFFRSRMLLKISSTLNLQLLSDFWIKLNKIPLSFFDSRQSGDLLQRINDHKVVQDFLTNTALNTFFSIFTFIVYAVVVMTYDISIFATLILCSSIYFLWNFIFFKIRRKINYSSFSLSSNENNSTLQLIQGMQDIRLANAERQKRWEWEDIQASVFKLNIKKLNYSQIQSAGGNLINQTQNIIISFIIAQMVINNYLTLGGMLAIQYIIGQLSGPINQWVSFIQGLQDAQISLERLNEIHELPSEEDIDVNYVNRIPDNASLYLENISFAYPGMQKKVLDNINLTIENGKVTAIVGESGSGKTTLLKILLKVYDQYDGNIELGSILNRNEKCFGFYQIRHNYWRSIIGAVLQESYIFNDTIELNIAVGQNVRSINRKELYDSCRIANILSFIESLPKGFQTKLGLDGLNLSQGQKQRILIARAIYKNPKYLILDEATNSLDANNERVIVKALDTFFKGRTVIIVAHRLSTVIRADKIVVINNGCVVEEGKHDDLIQRKGEYYNLIKNQLELDN